A single window of Pectobacterium parmentieri DNA harbors:
- a CDS encoding type II toxin-antitoxin system HigB family toxin: protein MFSRAPFDTAIAQFPNQAAALADLYRTIKREIYATPDDMKKRFPSLDRMKYREKWWVIDIGGGHLRVMFFADFERGKIFIKHITSHAEYGSLTEYYRRNKE from the coding sequence GTGTTCTCCCGGGCACCTTTTGACACTGCAATCGCCCAATTCCCTAATCAGGCGGCAGCACTGGCTGACCTATACCGGACGATAAAGCGTGAAATATATGCAACGCCGGACGATATGAAAAAACGTTTCCCCAGCTTAGACAGGATGAAGTACAGGGAAAAGTGGTGGGTTATTGATATTGGTGGTGGGCATCTTCGGGTGATGTTTTTCGCTGATTTTGAGCGAGGGAAAATTTTTATCAAACACATCACATCCCATGCAGAGTACGGCAGTCTGACAGAATATTACCGGAGGAATAAAGAATGA
- a CDS encoding type II toxin-antitoxin system RelE family toxin, with protein sequence MLKVSWSKRALKQLGTIDTRYRKRIKEKVGELSTFPDVNLDLKKLESSGKQYRLRVGDYRIIFELINDVPQVCEILEIKRRTTTTY encoded by the coding sequence ATGCTTAAGGTTAGTTGGTCAAAACGGGCATTAAAACAACTCGGCACCATTGACACCAGATATCGAAAACGAATCAAAGAAAAAGTGGGTGAGCTGAGTACATTTCCAGATGTGAATCTGGACCTGAAAAAACTCGAATCGTCTGGTAAACAATATCGGCTACGGGTTGGGGATTACCGCATTATCTTTGAGCTAATCAACGATGTACCACAAGTGTGCGAGATACTTGAAATCAAACGCAGGACAACGACGACATATTGA
- a CDS encoding helix-turn-helix domain-containing protein, which yields MSIQVIRDKSGKPEYAVVPYELYQKLIENADDPALYESIPYDHSAEDDVSIPHEVVSIHIDQDVSLQAAWRIFRGFSQQEVATALGMTQAAVSQLESPDSRPQKRTREKLAKLYHCEPEQLIL from the coding sequence ATGAGCATACAAGTCATTCGGGATAAAAGCGGTAAACCTGAATATGCTGTTGTTCCGTACGAGTTATATCAGAAACTTATTGAAAATGCTGACGACCCCGCCCTCTATGAGAGCATTCCCTACGATCATAGCGCAGAGGATGACGTCTCTATTCCTCATGAAGTGGTTAGCATCCACATTGATCAAGACGTCAGCTTACAGGCAGCCTGGAGAATTTTCAGAGGCTTCTCTCAGCAAGAAGTTGCAACCGCGCTTGGCATGACCCAAGCGGCCGTCTCTCAGCTTGAATCCCCAGATTCAAGGCCGCAGAAGCGCACCCGAGAAAAGCTGGCTAAGCTGTACCACTGCGAACCAGAACAGCTAATCCTGTAG
- the cas2e gene encoding type I-E CRISPR-associated endoribonuclease Cas2e, whose amino-acid sequence MSMLVVVTENVPPRLRGRLAVWLLEVRAGVYVGDTSQRVREMVWQQIIELAEQGNVVMAWATNTESGFEFQTWGENRRMPVDLDGLRLVSFSPIENQ is encoded by the coding sequence ATGAGCATGCTGGTGGTTGTGACGGAAAATGTTCCGCCGCGTTTACGCGGCAGGCTGGCGGTGTGGTTGCTGGAGGTTCGTGCGGGTGTTTATGTGGGTGACACCTCGCAGCGGGTGAGGGAGATGGTCTGGCAGCAGATTATCGAACTGGCAGAACAGGGCAACGTGGTAATGGCGTGGGCGACGAATACGGAGTCCGGTTTTGAATTCCAAACCTGGGGTGAAAATCGCCGAATGCCGGTAGATCTGGATGGCCTGCGGTTAGTCTCTTTCTCACCTATTGAAAATCAATAA
- the cas1e gene encoding type I-E CRISPR-associated endonuclease Cas1e, with protein MYVPLNPIPLKDRVSLIFLQYGQIDVIDGAFVLVDKTGVRTHIPVGSVACIMLEPGTRVSHAAVRLAATVGTLLVWVGEAGVRLYASGQPGGARSDKLLYQAKLALDEELRLKVVRKMFELRFGEPAPSRRSVDQLRGIEGARVRQTYTLLAQQYGVKWNGRRYDPKDWERGDKVNQCISAATSCLYGITEAAVLAAGYAPAIGFVHSGKPLSFVYDIADIIKFEGVVAKAFEIAARNPAEPDREVRLACRDIFRSQKTLSKLIPLIEEVLSAGGITPPLPPDDAQPPAIPEPKPFGDSGHRGQG; from the coding sequence ATGTATGTTCCGCTCAACCCTATCCCTCTTAAGGATCGGGTTTCACTGATCTTTCTGCAATACGGGCAGATTGATGTTATCGACGGTGCGTTTGTGCTGGTGGATAAAACCGGCGTGCGCACGCATATTCCCGTTGGCTCGGTGGCCTGCATCATGCTGGAACCGGGTACGCGGGTTTCTCATGCTGCGGTGCGGCTGGCGGCAACGGTTGGCACATTGCTGGTGTGGGTCGGCGAAGCGGGCGTGCGGCTGTACGCGTCTGGTCAGCCCGGCGGCGCACGGTCGGACAAGTTGCTCTATCAGGCTAAGCTAGCGCTGGATGAGGAATTGCGTCTGAAGGTGGTGCGCAAAATGTTTGAGCTTCGCTTTGGCGAACCTGCACCGAGCCGCCGTTCGGTCGATCAGCTCCGAGGGATTGAGGGTGCCCGCGTGCGCCAAACCTATACGCTGTTGGCACAGCAGTACGGCGTGAAATGGAATGGCCGCCGCTACGACCCGAAAGACTGGGAACGTGGGGACAAAGTGAACCAGTGTATTAGCGCGGCGACATCCTGCCTGTACGGTATTACGGAAGCGGCCGTACTGGCGGCGGGTTACGCCCCTGCGATCGGGTTTGTCCACAGTGGTAAACCGCTCTCTTTTGTCTATGACATTGCCGACATCATTAAATTCGAGGGCGTGGTAGCGAAAGCCTTTGAAATTGCTGCCCGTAACCCTGCCGAGCCGGATCGTGAAGTGCGGCTTGCCTGCCGTGATATTTTCCGCAGCCAGAAAACGCTGAGCAAACTGATTCCCTTGATTGAAGAGGTATTGTCTGCGGGAGGGATTACGCCACCGCTGCCACCGGACGATGCTCAGCCGCCTGCGATCCCTGAACCGAAACCGTTTGGTGACAGCGGCCACCGAGGACAGGGTTAA
- the cas6e gene encoding type I-E CRISPR-associated protein Cas6/Cse3/CasE — translation MYFSRITLNLNALPHAMATKRLHAGGYASHQWLWQLFPDQPQRSFLFREEEQETKSLFYLLSEQAPQVDHNLFRVETKPYQPQWRDGMTLAFSLRANPVVTRDGKRSDVLMDARHQAKAAGLSGVELWLHQQQRARDWLVRQGENAGFTLSSCCVDGYQRHRLNKPGQSAAIVFSSVDYDGMLHITDAERFAASVQQGLGKSKALGCGLLLLKRA, via the coding sequence ATGTATTTTTCCAGAATAACGCTGAACCTTAATGCGTTACCGCATGCTATGGCGACAAAGCGGTTACATGCAGGGGGCTATGCCAGCCATCAATGGCTCTGGCAACTGTTTCCCGACCAGCCACAGCGGTCATTCCTCTTTCGCGAAGAGGAACAAGAGACCAAGAGCTTGTTTTATCTGCTCTCCGAACAGGCACCGCAGGTTGACCATAATCTGTTTCGGGTTGAAACCAAACCGTACCAACCGCAGTGGCGTGACGGTATGACGCTGGCGTTTTCACTGCGTGCTAACCCGGTTGTCACGCGGGATGGCAAGCGTAGCGATGTGTTGATGGATGCGCGGCATCAGGCGAAAGCCGCTGGGCTTTCTGGTGTGGAATTGTGGCTGCACCAGCAGCAGCGTGCTCGCGACTGGTTGGTGCGTCAGGGTGAAAACGCAGGCTTCACGCTGTCGTCGTGTTGTGTGGATGGCTATCAACGTCACCGCCTGAATAAACCCGGCCAGTCGGCGGCGATCGTGTTCAGCAGCGTGGATTATGACGGGATGCTCCACATTACGGATGCCGAACGGTTTGCGGCATCTGTCCAGCAGGGATTAGGAAAAAGCAAAGCATTGGGGTGTGGCCTGCTGCTATTGAAACGGGCGTAG
- the cas5e gene encoding type I-E CRISPR-associated protein Cas5/CasD, translated as MDNYLVFQIYAPLVSWGEAAVGEVRHTSTVPSRSALLGLLAAALGIRRDDRAALTAFNQHYSVAVRPLSDRETWLNDYHTVQMPKENRKVPRYTRRDELRPEAGQSLETMLTSREYRCDAYYHIAISVTPDAPYSLTALRDALLSPVFALYFGRKSCPPALPLAPHLFSGSLAEVWQQARQTPALNDLALQLIGRAEGLCYWEQESDTGLTPQYRVVRNDQPADRRRWQFTSRVQYVGSEKGEE; from the coding sequence ATGGATAACTATCTGGTTTTCCAGATCTATGCCCCGCTGGTGTCATGGGGAGAAGCGGCGGTCGGTGAAGTGCGCCACACCTCAACGGTGCCTAGCCGTTCCGCCCTGTTGGGGTTACTGGCGGCGGCGCTAGGGATTCGACGTGACGATCGGGCTGCTCTGACGGCGTTTAACCAGCATTACTCTGTGGCGGTGCGGCCGCTTTCCGATCGCGAAACCTGGCTGAATGACTACCACACGGTGCAGATGCCGAAAGAAAACCGCAAAGTGCCACGCTATACCCGGCGTGATGAACTGCGGCCGGAGGCGGGGCAATCACTTGAAACCATGCTGACCTCACGCGAATACCGCTGTGATGCCTATTACCACATTGCCATTAGCGTCACACCGGATGCGCCTTATTCGCTAACTGCGTTGCGTGACGCGCTGTTATCTCCGGTGTTTGCGCTCTATTTTGGGCGTAAAAGTTGCCCGCCCGCTCTGCCGCTGGCACCGCACCTATTTTCAGGCTCGCTGGCCGAGGTGTGGCAGCAGGCAAGGCAGACGCCTGCACTGAACGATCTCGCGTTACAGTTAATCGGTCGCGCCGAAGGGCTGTGCTACTGGGAACAGGAAAGCGACACCGGGTTAACGCCGCAATACCGTGTTGTGCGCAACGATCAGCCTGCCGATCGACGGCGCTGGCAGTTCACTTCCCGCGTGCAATACGTCGGTAGTGAGAAGGGAGAGGAATAA
- the cas7e gene encoding type I-E CRISPR-associated protein Cas7/Cse4/CasC yields the protein MTTFIQLHFLTAYPSSNLNRDDAGRPKTAMVGGVERLRVSSQSLKRAWRTSEVFEDALDGHIGTRSRRVGREVYNALIARGMVEKLADKAALSIAAQFGKPKKEEKDSKDPLEKYDIEQLAHISVQEKARIDRLIAQLATESREPNSEELKLLRKDAASVDIALFGRMLASSPEFNIEAACQVAHALGVSAVTIEDDFFTAVDDLNTAADSGSAHMGEQSFASALFYHYVCINRDLLLENLNNDEDLVARTLRALTETALTVSPGGKQNSFASRALATYALAEKGTDQPRTLSVAFFKPIRSADQVNDAIDLLCQQKAKFDRVYASGGCVPSYELNVEATNEGGSLQGLLDFISQ from the coding sequence ATGACCACTTTTATCCAGCTTCACTTTTTAACCGCTTATCCTTCTTCCAATCTGAACCGTGATGACGCGGGTCGTCCGAAAACCGCAATGGTCGGTGGAGTGGAGCGACTGCGGGTTTCCTCGCAAAGCCTGAAGCGTGCATGGCGCACCTCTGAGGTATTTGAAGACGCACTCGATGGACATATCGGCACCCGCAGCCGCCGGGTAGGGCGTGAGGTATACAACGCGCTGATTGCCAGAGGCATGGTTGAAAAGCTGGCAGATAAAGCGGCGCTGAGTATCGCAGCCCAGTTTGGTAAACCGAAGAAAGAAGAGAAAGACAGTAAAGATCCACTAGAAAAATATGATATCGAACAGCTTGCACATATCAGCGTGCAGGAAAAAGCGCGGATCGATCGCTTGATCGCCCAGCTAGCGACAGAATCTCGTGAGCCAAATAGCGAAGAGCTGAAATTACTGCGCAAAGATGCCGCCAGCGTCGATATCGCGCTGTTTGGTCGTATGCTAGCCTCCAGCCCAGAGTTCAATATTGAAGCGGCGTGTCAGGTCGCGCACGCGCTGGGCGTGAGTGCCGTTACCATCGAAGATGACTTCTTTACGGCGGTGGATGACTTGAATACGGCAGCCGACAGCGGATCGGCGCATATGGGCGAACAGAGCTTTGCCTCTGCGCTGTTTTATCACTATGTGTGCATTAACCGCGATCTGCTGCTGGAAAACCTGAACAACGATGAAGATCTGGTGGCACGAACCCTACGTGCGCTGACCGAAACAGCATTAACCGTGTCGCCGGGCGGCAAGCAGAACAGCTTTGCCAGCCGGGCGCTGGCGACCTATGCGCTGGCAGAAAAGGGAACCGATCAGCCGCGAACCTTGTCCGTCGCATTTTTCAAACCGATTCGCAGTGCTGATCAGGTTAATGATGCCATCGATCTGCTGTGCCAACAAAAGGCCAAATTTGACCGGGTGTACGCCTCTGGGGGCTGTGTTCCTTCCTATGAGCTGAACGTGGAAGCGACCAATGAGGGCGGATCGCTGCAAGGGTTACTGGATTTCATCAGCCAGTAG
- the casB gene encoding type I-E CRISPR-associated protein Cse2/CasB, with translation MANTADFLVITKDDAKKINDWFDGLQNRHGTPGNGRARRAELRRAKQPPYGVLTCQGYHDLAGKLAARLTQEHHIVALAMFVSVAAHAEKNMLKTSFAAQLGEKQGGDRPFLSPLRFERLQRAQTPEELHRQLFRAVQIRGEAGVNLPSLADGIFLWVEEWQARQENRAPNLHPLRRNAVRWACEYARASQNITPDEPDTTETSTTASDKE, from the coding sequence ATGGCGAACACGGCTGATTTTTTAGTTATCACCAAGGATGACGCGAAAAAGATTAATGATTGGTTCGACGGTCTACAAAACCGCCACGGCACTCCCGGTAATGGTCGTGCGCGACGGGCAGAGTTGCGCCGTGCCAAACAGCCCCCCTACGGTGTGCTGACCTGTCAGGGGTATCACGATCTGGCGGGGAAATTAGCGGCGCGGTTAACACAAGAGCATCACATTGTGGCGCTGGCGATGTTTGTTTCTGTCGCGGCACATGCAGAGAAAAATATGTTGAAGACCAGTTTCGCTGCCCAGCTAGGTGAAAAACAGGGCGGCGACCGTCCTTTTCTTTCCCCTTTGCGTTTTGAACGGCTACAGCGTGCGCAAACGCCGGAAGAACTGCATCGCCAGCTTTTTCGCGCGGTACAAATACGCGGTGAGGCAGGCGTAAACCTTCCTTCACTGGCGGACGGCATTTTCCTATGGGTAGAAGAGTGGCAGGCACGGCAGGAAAACCGCGCACCTAACCTTCATCCCTTGCGGCGCAATGCTGTGCGCTGGGCATGCGAATATGCGCGAGCGTCACAAAACATCACGCCCGATGAGCCAGACACCACAGAAACGTCAACGACAGCTTCAGACAAGGAATAA